The Victivallis sp. Marseille-Q1083 DNA window CGACGGCGGAACGGTCGACAGTTTCTTTGCCGCCACCGCGCCGGTCGCCCTGCTCCGGTTTCCGGCCGGAGTGACGCCGCAAATTCACTGGCGGCCGCCGGCCGCCGTCGCACAACTGGAATATCCGCCGGCGGTTGAATTCCGAGAAAATTCCGCCTGTTATCTGATACAGGAGACCGCTGACAAAAACTTTTACTGCTGCTATCTCGCCGGCCGCAGCACGCCGGATGGCGAACTTTACGCCGTCACCGTCACCGCACTTCATGATTCGGCCGATGCCGCGGTGGCCGAAGCCCGGATGCAAACCGACCGCGCCCTGAAGGAAGGCTACCCGGCACTGTATGCCGCCCATTGCGACTGGTGGCAGACCTTCTGGCGGCGTTCCGCCGTCGAAATTCCGGACCGCGCCTTGCTGCGTCACTATTACCTGGTCCGTTATTTCTACGGCGCCGCCTCCCGGCGGGGAGCGCCGCCGATGCCGCTGCAGGGCGTCTGGACCGCCGACGCCGGCGGACTGCCGCCGTGGAAGGGCGATTACCACAATGACCTGAACACGCAGATGACTTATATGGCCTATCAGGCGGCCGGCCATTTCGACGAGGGGCTCGCTTATTTGGATTTTCTTTGGAAGGAGCGGGAAACATTTCAACGCTTCGCCCGCGAATTCTACGGCGTCGAAGGCCTGCTGGCGCCGGGAGTGATGTCGCTGGCCGGCCAGGCGCTCGGCGGCTGGCCGCAATATTCGCTGTCGCCGACCAATTCGGCCTGGAGCGCTCATCTGTTTTATCTGCACTGGCGCTATACGCAGGACGAGGAATTTCTGCAGTCGCGCGCCTATCCGTGGTGCGCAGCAGTCGGCCGGGCGCTGGAAGAATTGCTGAAGCCGGATGAAAACGGCAGGCTGGTGCTGCCGCTCTCCACCTCGCCGGAGTTCGACGGCGCCGCACCCTCCTCCTGGCTGACGCCGAACAGCAACTACGATTTGATGTGCCTGAAAATGCTCTATCTGGCCTTGGCCGAAATGGCCGAAGCCCGGCAATCCGAAGCCGAGGCAACCCACTGGCGCCATCTGGCCGAAGCACTGGGTCCTTATCATGTCGATGCCGACGGCGCGTTGCTGATCGCCGCGGACTTGCCGTTGCCGTATTCCCATCGCCATCTCTCCAACCTGATCGGTCTCTACCCGTTCAATCTGCTGCAGCGCGGCAATCCGGAACAACGGCAAACCATCGACGTTTCGCTCGAACGCTGGCAGCAACTGGGAACCTCCGGCTGGGTCGGCTACAGTTTCGGCTGGGCGGCCGCCTTGCTGGCGCGCCAGGGTGATGCCGAAGGCGCTCTGAAAAATCTGGGCATCTTCATCAAAGCATTCATTTCACGCAACGGTTTTCATCTGAACGGCGACCAGACCCGGAGCGGTTTCAGCGGCTTCACCTATCGGCCGTTCACGCTGGAAGGCAATTTTCTGGCGATGGCGGCATTGCAGGAAATGCTGCTGCAGAGCTGGAGCCCGACGCCGGGAAAATGGAATTCGGAGATCATCCGGATCTTCCCGGCAATTCCGGCCGCCTGGCAGGAGGCCGAATTCAAAAACCTGCATGCCGAAGGCGGCTGGCTGATTTCGGCGCAGCGGCGCAACGGTGCAACGACGGCCTTCCGGATTACCGCCACCAGCGACGGAATCCTGCGGCTCGCCGACAATTTCGCGGGCGAAGTTCGCTGGAACCGCACCGGCGTCGCACAAACGGACGGTTGTTTCGTCGTCCGGCTGGCGGCCGGCGAAACGCTGGAGGGAGAAATTCTCCCGGCGGCCGTTTCCGCTGAAACGGTCCGCTGAACAAGCCGGCATTCCGATCTTCGCCGATACCTGCGCCGCCTCCGGCGCCCATATGGGAGAAGGATTTTACGGCTTCTATCCGTATGCCACGGCGGAAAATTCAGCCGCCAGCACCAACCACGGCAGCACCGGCAATGTCGCTTTCGGCGACGGCCACGCGGCGGCGCTGACGATTGGACAATTCCGCGACCTCGACTTCACGACGCTGGTCGTTGACGGTGTCGTCAAGACATACACCAATTAATTGACCGGCGGAACTCCGAGGCAGGTTTTCCGAACTTAAAAAAACACTGCTCCGGGTTGCCGGAGCGAAATGAAATCCGCCGGCGTCCTTCCGTCGCGACGCCGGCGGCAGCACCGCCGATCGGCGACGGCCGGAGCGGCGGGCGGCTTGCCGGAAAAGCGGCGATGGGCAGGAGGAGGAGGGGGTGCTGATAAATTGCTGATAAATTAAAAAAAATTGAATTATTGTTGTCGAAGGGGTTGACTTTGGGATTTAAATTTGCTATAATACTCTTATCGGAAATCAATTTTTAGATTACACATAAAGCAAAGTACTATCATGATCTTCGGCAACAACCTCGGCAAGCGGACCGAAACCGCCAAACAGGCGCTGCTGGCCTATATCTGGGACCAGCGGCTGGAGGTCGGCGACCGGCTTCCCACCCAGGTGGAATTGTGCCGTCGCTTCAATGTCGGCAGCGCCACCGTCGACCGGGCGGTACGGGCGCTGGTCAAGGAGCAGGTGCTCGAGTCGCGGCGCGGCATCGGCGTGTTCGTCAAAACCTCGCGGCCGACCGGTTATCCGGGGCGGGCAGTCGGCCTGGTCGGCCTGATCGACGATCGGCTGCACATGTTCAACTGGACGCTGGCTTACTCCGTCCAGAATTGGCTGCAGCAGGAAGGCTGCCAATGTTTTTCCTTCCCCTACAACACCCAGGCCTACGAAGGACCGGGCGTTTCGCAATTTCCCGGGCTGGAATCCAACGTCCGGCGCGGCGTGCTGCAGGGCATCATCACGCTCTCTTCGCTGCAGCCGGCAGACTGGACCGACCTGGCCGAAGCCGGCGTCCCCACCTGTTATGTCGGACCGCCGATCGCGGTGCCGCGCGGGGTCATCATCGATACGCCGGAATTTATCCGGCTGGCTCTGAAAGAATTGCGGGAGCAGGGTTCGTGCCGGCCGGCGATGCTGATCGGCCCGACGCCGGAATCACTGCACCGTGACATTCAAATTGTTCTGACCGAAACGCTGGCGCAGCTCGGCATTCAGTCGGCGGCGGCGGACATCTGGTTCGAAGGTTACGGCATCCCCTGCGGCCGCGAAAGCGCCCGGCGCTGCCTGGCCAAACCGGCGGCGGAACGGCCGGACGGCATCGTTTTCTGCGATGACCTGATCGCCCAGGGCTTTTTCGCCGAACTGGTCAGGCTGCAGAAACCCCACCTGAAATACCTGCCGCCGGCAGTCTGCATGCGGAACAAGCAATGCGATTTCGACTTTGCCACCGATACGATGGTCGAGTATCTGGTCGACATCGATCGTTTGAGCAGCCTGGCCGTCCACATGCTGCTCGATCTCCTGAAAGG harbors:
- a CDS encoding glycoside hydrolase N-terminal domain-containing protein, with translation MLHGIDDLPPAELNLHLAAPVSAWDEALPLGNGTLGGLWWGEGLSLRLSLDRGDLWDERRPRGFEAANFNAATLRRWVEAGDHESVTRCFDAIYGSPWPTKLPAGRLEFSLPAAALSELELNLATASARLKLDDGGTVDSFFAATAPVALLRFPAGVTPQIHWRPPAAVAQLEYPPAVEFRENSACYLIQETADKNFYCCYLAGRSTPDGELYAVTVTALHDSADAAVAEARMQTDRALKEGYPALYAAHCDWWQTFWRRSAVEIPDRALLRHYYLVRYFYGAASRRGAPPMPLQGVWTADAGGLPPWKGDYHNDLNTQMTYMAYQAAGHFDEGLAYLDFLWKERETFQRFAREFYGVEGLLAPGVMSLAGQALGGWPQYSLSPTNSAWSAHLFYLHWRYTQDEEFLQSRAYPWCAAVGRALEELLKPDENGRLVLPLSTSPEFDGAAPSSWLTPNSNYDLMCLKMLYLALAEMAEARQSEAEATHWRHLAEALGPYHVDADGALLIAADLPLPYSHRHLSNLIGLYPFNLLQRGNPEQRQTIDVSLERWQQLGTSGWVGYSFGWAAALLARQGDAEGALKNLGIFIKAFISRNGFHLNGDQTRSGFSGFTYRPFTLEGNFLAMAALQEMLLQSWSPTPGKWNSEIIRIFPAIPAAWQEAEFKNLHAEGGWLISAQRRNGATTAFRITATSDGILRLADNFAGEVRWNRTGVAQTDGCFVVRLAAGETLEGEILPAAVSAETVR
- a CDS encoding GntR family transcriptional regulator, producing MIFGNNLGKRTETAKQALLAYIWDQRLEVGDRLPTQVELCRRFNVGSATVDRAVRALVKEQVLESRRGIGVFVKTSRPTGYPGRAVGLVGLIDDRLHMFNWTLAYSVQNWLQQEGCQCFSFPYNTQAYEGPGVSQFPGLESNVRRGVLQGIITLSSLQPADWTDLAEAGVPTCYVGPPIAVPRGVIIDTPEFIRLALKELREQGSCRPAMLIGPTPESLHRDIQIVLTETLAQLGIQSAAADIWFEGYGIPCGRESARRCLAKPAAERPDGIVFCDDLIAQGFFAELVRLQKPHLKYLPPAVCMRNKQCDFDFATDTMVEYLVDIDRLSSLAVHMLLDLLKGNTPENQLIRYVPERVNSPTNFSGKNLTS